The DNA region TAAAATGATGCAAATGTACGCTGCAACTGAAGGAAAATGTCAGATGACTGATATGGCGGCTCTACAACATATATGTTATAGTTGGATAGGATATGAAAAGATAAAACACGGGCCTAAGATTAATACCAGGTTTAAAGCCAACGAAAGAAACAATTACTCATATTTTAAACATAAGTAATGGAGATCAGATACATCACACCATTTTCAACCGATAGCCACAGACATGGTTATCCAAACATAGGAGGTGAATATAACCAGGTAATTTCCGAACTTCCAGATGACTGCTGGATCGTGCTTAGAGACGGTGACACCATGTTTCTAACGTCCGATTGGGGGCGGCAGATAAGGCAGATAATTGAGGCTAACCCAGATTATGACCTTATCGGCTGTATGACAAACAGGGTAGGCGTAAAAGAACAGCTATGGTATGGAGAATTTACAGAGGGAGACATAAGTAAGCACATATTTATGGCTTATACCGCATGGAATGACCACAATGTTACTGTAAAGCCTACAAATTTAGTTGCAGGCCTTTGTATGATGTTTCATAAATCAGTATGGGCAAAAGTTGGCGGCTTCCCGGCGCACGATATCATATTTGACCGTGTGTTTTGCAGTAAAGTATTAAAGTTTGGCGGTAAAATAGGTATTGCTCAGGGACTTTATATTTTTCACCTTTACAGATGGGGTCAGAACAACCCACAAATCAGTATTAATCATTTAATTAAGTAGTAAGTCCAGTATAGATCCCCACACCAGAAGCTAAGGCCCCTATTGCTTTTGTAATTATATCAAACTTATCAGCGGGCAGGTCTTTTTCTAATTTTTTTATTTCTAAATCTAGCTTGGTCAAATTATTAATGAATATTTCCTCTTTGAACTTATATCCTCCACGGTTTAACAAGTCGTGTGCGTTAGCCTCCACTTGGATTATTCTCATGCCATTGCCAAATTTCTGTCGTACAGAAACAAGCCCATGAGAGACAAACTGGTTAATAATTATTTCAGCGTTTGTTGTTTTGTCTTTCAAAAAATCGCGATCTATAGTTACTGGCTGTTCGCTGTTTATTAGCGATATTAGCAGTATATCTTTTTCTTCTGGCGTTATCATAATCAAATATAAATAGTTACCTGGTAATAACAAAACCATTCTCATCGCGCCTTGGCCTATAAGCTACAGCGCATCTGCAATTGATTACATCCCCTGCTGATCCTTTTGGGTCGCAAGGGTTATCAAGTAATTCAATACCAAGTTTAGAAGGAACCTCAAACTTTTCGTATTGGCCGACCGAAACGCCATCCATTTGAACATGATCGAACTGATCCTCTGGTATTCTCCTGGTCCTGTTGTCTTTTCTTGATATCCATACCTTATCCAACATTATACCCGACTCATCTGCAGACACAGCCGCACCGTGATTAGCCGCTCCACCTACTACGGTTCTGGCAATCCTAGTGGCCTGGTATTTGGTAAAATTTGGATCATCCAACTTTTTACGCAGGTAAGCCTGCATCTTCTGAACACTTAGTCCTTCATCAAGAGCAACTTCAACAAGCCGCTGTATTCGCTTGGCCATTGTTTGTGTGGTGCTAACAATCTGGACCGCGCAGTTATCCCTAACCCATTCTATGATATTTTCCAGAAATTTAGTAGAAAATAAATCATAGCTGAACCGTTTTATTTCACGATTAATCCCGTTGCCTACCCTACGACCATGAGTAAGGCCAACTCTTTTATAAATCAGCAAATAGGCCTCGTAAATAGGCTTCTGTTGAATGTTTAATGGTATCTGTATTCTAAAGTTGTCGTAGGTGATATTGTCAACATTTAACCCAGCATAAGATTGAGACAATGATCGCTTGAATACACGATAAGCATACCGCTCGTATGATCCCTGCCATTTAAGCCATTGCGATCGGTATTCATTGTTAGTCATTAGTCAATGTTAAAGGCTTGTGTAGCTGGCTCCGGTGATATGATCGCATCTGCCAGAGGTGTTAATCCGGTCTTAAGGAAATGGGTTTGCATTTCTGGTGTCCCAACGCCCGGGTATTTTAATGCAATCCTGAACTCGTCAGGTGTTATAGCCCCATTATCTAAAGCAATAGCCATCCATTCACACAACTCTTTCATGTCCCCTTGCATTTCTGGCAACTCGGACACATCAAAATGAATCTCAGCGTTTCTAAGCTCTTTAAATCGCGGATAGTAGTAAGTGTTCAATCCATCTTCGTAAATGGCGAGATCGGGAGATATTCGATTTGATATAGCCATTTGCCATGCGGCTTCCAGATTGTCGTACTTAGCATCTGTATTAAGCAATAATGTTGACCAGCCTAAACAGTTTGCAATATGCTTTTGTGCTGCATCTGAATATGTATGTGGCTGCATTTTGTCGGTATCAACACTTACTTGGGTAAATCCAAGCGGAGCAGACGCACCGGCAATACGGCCTAAAATTTCCTGAGCTGATTGCATCTGAATAAGCCTTGATTTTAATTCGGTAGCCTGTGTCTCTGTTAATGGAGTTTGTCCGTCTTTAGCGTGAATAAACCCATACACACCCCCGTTTTTCATCGTACTATTGTTATGATCTATCGTTTGATTACTCAACTGCACATCACGATTTGCAGCCTGTAAAGGCGATAAGCCATACAAATGCGATCCAGACAAATCGTAATTCGGATTAGGGAATTTAGAATGAATAACATCTGTAGCTTTAAACTCTATGTATGAATTCCCTATAACCAGCATGTAATAATCAATAGGGCTCTCTAAAGAGTCTAAATCAGCATCTTTTTTTAGCACTATCCGCATCAAGTGAGAAGGCAGCAAGAATCTGGACAGCGGACGTCCGGCATTAACCCCATCTTCCGGGCAAAGCATCCATTGGTAAGCATTTCCAGTAGTTAACATGAATGTTTCCCATAGGGCCTTAAATTCTGTTTCTGATTGGTAGTAATTTGGTCTTTCAAGTGGATCTTCGATTTCCTCCATATCAACCGAAAAAGCCTTTGTTTCAAGTCTTATCTTTTTTATGGATTCCTGTGGCGTTAATGGTTTTCTATAAAGACTTTTTAATTGCCTAGATGCCTTTTTATCCTTAACCTCTTTTAAAACACCAGGAACAGAACTGAACTTTCTGGCTATCTGACTAACAATCGCAAATACATCAGGGTTTTCGTTATATCCCTTATCAATGTAGGTTATGCCTTTTGCATCATATTTAGTCCATCCAGCACCAAGCAACGAAAAGAACGCCTCATTAAATGCATTTGTCAATGCTTTTTTAGGCGCGACAAAGTTTGATATTGCCGTCCTAACGTTGTATAAAAGATTAGCCATGATATAAATGTAAAGCTTTTACCACAAATGTAACATATATGTTACACTAAAAAGTAAAAAAGTTGTGCCTGGTAATAAGTTCAAACCACATGCGCATCATTATCATGTCTGAATAATCTGGTGACCGGCCGAGCAGTTCTTTTACTTTATCCTTAGGTATAATCTGCTTTTTGCCATCCTTATCCATATTATGCTGCTTCACCTGTTCAAGTTCTTGAATGATTATGTCACGGAAAGTATGATCTTCAATGAACAATTCATTCTTGTTTACCAACTCAGCCATTTTGAAATAACACTGCGATTTAAGGTGATTATAGTTCTCAGGCTCCTTTGTTTCTTTATTGGGCAGCGGGCTGCTATTGTTAACAAAACCTTCGCATCCAAGTATATCCACAACACCGCCACCCACTCCGTCATCATCTACAATCACATTACTAATTGGCACGGAATAGGTATTACAAAGTTCTTTAATCTTGTCTGCTGCCTCGGTTACCTTATTTTTTGCAATAGTAACTATTCTGATCAACCTCAATCCGGACCATACCCCAATGACTGTATTATCAGAACCAAACCTGGCGATATCCGCTGTTATATACTTTTCTCCTGGTAAAACAAATGTATTAGTAAACACATCCATTATTTTGTTAAACGTCATCAAAGCAGCTGGATCATCGTCATACTCCCAGTTGCCGTGCAGCAAACGTTCTAAGCTGTTTTTATCAAGCTGAAGCAGGTTGTCACGATAGTGTTTTGATATGTGCGGATTGTCGCTTAATAAAGCTTGTATGAATTGTCGATTACCGGGCAGCGAACCGTCTTTATACGGCTTATAGAAATCACCATACACCCAATTCTTCGCAGGATTGCACGATCCCATCATTTTAGGGATCAAGCCATAATCATCAAGCTTATACCTTATCCTTGATTTAGTAATGTCCCATGCCTTTTTGCTTATCTGGTTTGTCTCATCAACAAACGCATCTGTGATCTCAAGGGAGCCAAGTTCATCGAAGTTTGGATCAGAGGGATAGGTCGCAAGGTCTTTTAATATTATTTCGCTTTCAGTTGAGGGGAAAGTTATTATTCCACGCTGAGCGTTATAGATGTAATGGTAATTTGATTTTAAGCCCTGTAAGGAAGCTATCTGAAAGAATGTATTTAAGGTGGTATCTTTAAGAGTTTTTAAAACAGCCCTACCTATTAAACCTCTGGTGCCTGGATATTTAAGCCGCCTCTTTATCTGCCAGTAACAACCAAAAGCAGACTTGCCCCCGCCTGCTCCGCCACCAAACAATAAATCATTGGTTACATCATCTTCCAGGAAATCAATCGCCCTGGTTTGTTTCAGGGTTAGCTTCATATGTTTTTTCCTCTTTCCAAACTATACCTAAGTCCCCTGAATGTTCAACCTCCTGCTTTTCTCTCCACTTTCCAGGCTGTCTATTTTTTAACCAGAATATTCCGGCTGTAGTGTCAGGAGGATAATGCTTAATTAACTTAGTGGTTATAATTTCACCAGCAAACATCTTTATATCAACATCTTCATGTTCGTATCCGCTTGCCCTATGATACAGTTTTGATGCAACCGTTGCATCCGCAAATGTTTTGCCTCTTTTTATGGACTCCGAAAACTCGTCATGTTTTAGCTTCCATAAATTCAAAGTAGATTCTGTTACATTAAAAAAATCAGCTATTTCTTTATCTATAGCCCCTAATAAACAAAGCTTATAAACCTGGTCAGCATATTCTGGCTTATAAGGTGATGGTCTGCCTCCTTTATTTTTTTTACCGCCATTCTCCTTGGGAGCGACTGCCTTTTTCTTAGGTTGTTTTGCCATAGTTTACCCTATTTGTTTAACCTTATACCCTTCCACTCTCCAAGAAACATTCTTTGTAAAGTGAATAATCACATAATAACCATCAGGAGTAACATGATGGCAGTTACACTCTATAACTCCGTTTACTTCTGTTTTGAATTGAACATTTATCATCCCTTGTTTTATTTAGCTAACTCAAATGTACGGATTAGTAACATATATGTTACCGATTGGTTACAAAAAATCAGTTTTACATTTATTCTTATACAATTGAATTATAGCTATGACCTGTATCTTATCCCATTTGTGGCTGAACTTACACCAAGCTTCGAGTTTATCTACTTCTTCCTGTCCTATCTTTTTGATAAGGTTCTTACGGTAGTTTAAGAGGTTAGCATGCTCATGGCAATTGCATTTGATACATTGCCCGTGGACGTTCTTTTCATTGAACCTGAGGTATGAATGTCCTCCAACCGAATAGAAGTGACCAGCGTTAAGCTGATCGTTTGATTTAAAAGCTCCACATGATATGCATTTAAACATTCCGTTCTTACTATCTCTTAGCCGGATGTACTTGTTAAACCACTCTTGAGCGCTGTTAAGCAACCAGGGTAAAGGTCTATCCATCAAACTTACCGATCGTGGCTTAGCGGGCTTTATTTTGATTGCTTTGATCTTCACTGGCCTGGCAGCTGACTTCTTGATCGGTTTCTTTAGCTGGTAGTAGCAGGCGATTGAATGGTGCTTATCTACAGCCTGGCAATGTTTACATACGACTGGTTTCATAGCTTAACCTCCAGCTCTTTGCCAAGCGATGCACAAAAGTTCTGGATATGGTGTACACCAGTAAACAGCTGGCCCAGATACGTTTCATTGAACTGGAAGAACCACGCCCCAGAATTTGCCCTGGCGTACAGCTTGGCTGCGCTGATGTTTAGCACGAAATCAAAGCCGTTTTCCTGTTTAGCCTCAAACCCAAGCTTTAGCAGCCATTCTTCGGTCATGGGGATTGACTCGTACAGGGATGATTTTCCCAGAGGCCTGTCAAATGTACCTATCTCATCAGTCCGATAATTCAGGCATGAAACTACCTGTATTTCATCTACTCCTTTGAACTTAATCAGGTTACCCGATCTTAAATCTGTTGCTTTCATATTTAAAGTTAATTTATTTTTTATCTGCCCCGTGGCAAATGTGCATTTCAGTTAAATTATTGTGGGAATTACACCCTGTTTAAAGATGAACATCCAGTAAACGTTAGCCTGATCGGTTAATTCTGATTGAGAAGGATAATATTCAATTGCCATTGTTTCCTCTCCGAATATCTTATTCTTTATATTCTGCATTTCAGACCAATGATTATGTATAGGTAATGCGTCATGCTTTTGGACCATCGCCCTTATTGCAATGTGTCCGCCAGTCATTTTGCAAGCATCGTTAATCATTACAGTAAAACGATTATTCCGGAAACATCTTGTCATCCATGAGGGATGTTCTTTATTGCTTAAATCAATTTCAACAAAAGGCGTAACGTTAAACTTGAACAGCTTGTTTGCCTCTTTCTGTCTCAATTTATCAACTTTATTCATGTCTTAAATTATTATATAAAATACGGATTATTTATGAATTAAACAAGCTTTTAAAACTCTCCGAATAAAAACTGCCAGCCTTGCCGGCCGGGAACTGGATGCAGTCACGCATGCGAAGGATACCTACTGCCAGGTGTATGATCTGGTGGGGTTTCATGGCTGTGCCTCCCAGAGCCAATCATAAACTGCTCCCTTAAAAATATTCTTGTCTTTTTCAGTAAGGCATGTTTGCTTCTCGATGTATTCTTTGAATTCTGCACGGAGATTAATCTTGCTTTCTGACCTACAAATCCTCACAATCTCCTGAAGTTCATTTTCCATGAGCATCACTCCATGTTCCTCGAGCATGTAGTTGAATAGTTTTTGGTGTTTCATGGCTTGGTCCTTTCTGTGTTCCCCCCCTCATCATCGCTAAGAATTTCGTCTGTTTCGTTCAGAACATTTCTTATCCAATCATTATAATAATCTGGTAATTCAACATGGCTATTTATATTCTGCAAACAGCCATGTAACTTCTGCCCGGCGATTTTTAGGTCTATTTCTTGTTGCTCCAACTCCTTCACCCGCTGATCAGCCGCTTCTGCCCTGGCTTTGAATTGCTGAGTATGTAGGTAATGAGATTCATCATACATTTTCGATATAAAAGCTACCCGTACATTGCCACCTATCATCTGATGATAAAATTCCGACCAGCTATTATAATTATATTGTCTTGCAATTGTTTCCTTAGCATCGTTTACCGTCATCACCTCTCCGGTGGGTGTGTGTGGCATCTGCGAATTACCGGATGCAACTACTGGAGTATTGTTAGTGTATGCTGTTAGTTGTTTAAATGGTTGATCTTTCATCTTAATAAATTGGTTTAGGTTCTTCAACTATGGGTTTGTAGTGGGTAATCACCTTATACTTAAAATATTCGCATACCGCGTCAGCAGAAAATGTTTGAGCCAATATTAATTTTGACTCTTCTGATAAATCCAATTTATCGATATTACACACTTTAAACCGTCCGCAGGCAGGCAAATTACTTCCGTCCGGTTCTATCCTTGTCCAGCCGTTGTTCGATTCCAGATTAGTTAATTCAATGGGCCTCCAAGATTGATTTCCAAAAGGATTAGAAAAATCTATATCTTCAAATTTTCTACAATAATCTGAATATAATTTATCACCACCATTTATCCACCCATCTGGGCCTATATAAGGTTTTAACTCATCATAGTATTTGCCGTAAGCAGCTTTTATAGCCTCCTGCTTGGCTTGGTCGTTTGTTTTCATACTATAATATCTCCTAACTTACCAGCCTATTTTAATGCTACCAGCTTGCCTATCACCGCAGGTATATCCTAATAGGCACAATTCCCGCTTAAACCTTTCTTCATGTATTCCTGAAACAGGCAAATCCACCCATGCGTAGAATTCGCCTTCTAAACATTGTTCTTTTATCTTTTTAATAGCTCCAGTGATTGCCATTTTAAATGCCCCCTCGCTTTCTTGGGACAATTTTCTTGCTTCTTCTGCTTTCATCTTGTTTATTGTTTAATTGGTGTGGTTAAATAACCCCGGCCGGTATCCGATAGACCCTATTTGTGTAGCCTGATGTGCCTTGTGTAACTCGTACATTGGCTGGAAGCACACGGATTTTACAACACTGCGACCAATTGCCTTATGTATTATTCATGGTTAAGGGTATCTACGACGTTTGATCAGCCGATCCGGGGCGTTTATTTTGCTTTTTACTCTGTTGGCGCTTCTGGTAATAGTATTTCAGCCCATTTTAAAGGGGGCAATCCTCCAAAAGTCCCATCATAGAATTTCCATTGGCCTCCATTTTCGGTGTCTACGTATTTTGATATATAACGTCCATATATTCCACACCAAACAATTACATTTTTACCATACTCAGGCGTTCTTTTACTTACATCTATCCATTTTGGTGACAAATCAATTATTGCATTATTATACCCATCATTATAGCCTATCATGTAGTCTGTCTCCATCACTCCCCCTCCTTTAATCTGTAAACAATTGCGAACGTGCCAGTTCTTTCCAGCTGCTCTCTCCTTAGAAGGGATTGCATGGATTCAAGGGCAGATTTATACCTTGCGTTAAAACCACGTGGCACAAACCCATTGTCACGCCAGTAATGCTTATAGCCTCTACGGTCTTTCGGAACCACCAGCCTACACTGTTCCTCTGTGAGGCCTGTGTTTAAGCCTAAGAGTGTCCAATCACCATCTGGTAGTTTTTCGTGAGTCCAGCCAAACGGCATAGGTTTAGCGCCAGGCTGTCGATAAGAAAGGTTATACCATGCGGCATTATGACTTATGCAAACCTTGTCTGCACCCTCTGGCACCCTTATCGCTGCCAGATAGGCAACAGGTGTATCAAATTGGTGGATGTTAGTCATTGGTGGCCTCCTTTGTTATGGTAATGGTAAAACCGTAGTAAGTCAGTAATTTGCTCACGGTTTTGAAAGATAGGTTGACTATCTTGCCTGTTTCAATTTGCGATAAATACGGGTTGCTTATACCGGTGTCCGCGGATACTTGCCGCAGTGTCTTACCTTTCATAAGTCTGAGTTGCTTGAAGTTCATATCCGACAACTCGAAAACAAAATCTAAGTTTATCGGTATTGTGGTGTACTTCTTATCCATTGCTCACTCCTTCCTGCAATAGTTCTGGGTTTTCTCTAAAAAACCTCTGACAGATGTAGACTATATCGCATATAGTTTGATTTGTACTTTTCCCAGATATCGTTAGGAACCCTATTTGCATACCAACTTTATTGATAAGCGGATCCAATTCGTCAGGCACTTCAATTATTCCTTCTGGGGTAGGTTTATTCCAACTACTCATGACTGACCTCCTTCTTTTTTCAAAGCATTCAACTGATTTTTGTACCTGGTAGCCACACCGCGCGCAGAAGAAAGCTGCTTTTCAAGTTTGGCTATTCGTGTGGCTCTCGTTCCGCAGGTGGATTTATACCATGCTAAATCCCTTTCCATTTGCAGACGGTCTTTTGCCATTAGTTCGCAAGCATCTGCAATTCGTTGAAGCGATCCGGTGTTAATGGATTCGTTCGAACTTTGGTTATTTGATGGAGCATATTGCGTCTTGCTATGCTCTCTGAATGTTTTATTCACCTTGCACCTCGCTTTCCTTTGGGGCTTCTGGTAATGCACATTCCGGCAGGTAATAAACGATATTTCTTGGAAGATATGCCTCGTCATAACCACCACCTATTTGCTCACAGCATTCATACCATCCTTCAGGCATATAACTTCTATCAGGCTTGTGGTTAAGATGATCTTCATCGCCGTCAGCATCTACCTCTAAATCCCAACCGGAAGTATAAACAGCAACACACTTTATAAAATTTCCATTAATTGCCCTATGCAAGGCAAAAACGTGCTGTCCGGTTTTAGGAAGGGTACCTGGTGTTACCGGCACCAACTGCGGGGTAAGCTGCTTGATGGCCTCATTAAAGCCTGACTTATAGCCATCAGCAAATCCAGCTGCGCTTTCAAGTTCTGAAGAGAATGCTGGTAGATCCTCTAAATCTTTTCCGTACCTCTGTTTTACTGCTTTAGAAGTAAATTCGGATACCTGCTCCTGTTTTATTTCTTTCATGGTTTAGCTCTTTTATATGTTTTGAACTTAACTTCTTTCTTGAATGCCTCAATCAAATCGGCTTTATCCTTTTCTGGACCACCCACCCACAGGCTATCGGCAAAATCATGAACACCTCCGTCCATATCTTTGGTTACAATATCATAGACTTGACATCCCATATCTGAGCGATAAGTTTTATAACTGATAATATCGGCTCCAATTTCTTTTGCAGCTTTATAAAATCTCTGTTTCATGGTTTAATAATCTCTGTTTCTAATAAGCACTCTATTAATTTTTGATGATCTATTTACTGTAGGTAAAGATTTAAGGTACTTTATGAACCATTTTCGGCCCTTGTATACAAACAGTGATTCTCCCCATCCGCCATTCTTGGCATAATCTTCACTGCCTACCACCAGGTTAGTCCAGTGCAAGCCCTCAATCATCTCCGGAACGACAGCGTGTTCGTCACACTCGCCCCAGTAGTCGCGGGACCAGTGATGTACTTCCGGTAAGTAGTCGTGGAACTTGTATTTTTTAGGATACCTTTTGCGTTGCCTCTTGCCATGACGATAATACCCCCAATACAACTCGGTTATAGCCGGGAAATTCCGATCCATAAAACCTTTTTGGAATAGAAGCTTAATTATCTGCTTCTCTTCTTTTACCCATTGTTTGACGTATTTTTTCATGGTTTCTCCTGGTTCAGTGAATTAATGTTTATTGCAAGGCCCTGTTCGATAAGGCCAAAAACGTCGAAGTGCATTTGCAGTAACTCAACTATTACACAATGTTCAATGAAGCTGTTGGCTAACCCATTTTTAAAATGATACCTCTTAACCTTATCATCAGAAATGAGATAATCGAAGTTTGGTGTATTCGGATATGTACTCTTGATGCCATAGATATCAGTTGGCGACAAAATATCCATTGGGTAAAGGATTGGCTTAAGTTTATCACTTTTTACGCTAAATATATGGCCGTTTTCAGCCCTAACCTTTACACCCTTTTCTTCGCAAGACATAGTAATTACCTTTGCAGTGCCTGTGTATTGCTGTATATCTACGTAGACAGTCAGCCCATAAGGCAAATAAGGCGCGATGTGTTTTAGTTCTAGTTTCATATTCCTGTTTGGGGTTAAGTTTGTTCGGTTATGGGGTCTATGCTATTTTTAAGTTTGATTTATAATTAGCAACAAACACTGCTTTTGCGAAACCTTCCGGCGTAACAGATCTGATCTCTTTGGTCCTTTCAGACTTACCGCCTAATTTGGCCCAGCCCGGATAATCATTACTTACTGGAGACACGGGTATCTTAACAGGCGGAACGAACCCATTACCGCACCATATCCAAGTTTCCTTATTGTAAGCATCACGGCCCGGATATATTTCCGGAAACAAGCAGTGTTGATGCCCTTCCGGCAGATAGCCGCCAAAATCGCAGGGATGAAACTTGAAGTCTGGTTTGCGGTCATCCAGTGTAGTGATCATTGTTTTTGGGTTCTCACAGAAGTAAGGTATGTTAAAGAAGTCTGCAAGGAAAACCCCATGCCAGTACAGGCCCATAGCAACTGCCCAGAACATTGAATCATTAAGGGCTTTCTTTTCAAAGTGACGGGCACCGGCAACAGCCAAATCAGTACAAGGCGAAAAACAAGCTATCACCAACACATTGTTGTTCCTGCAAAGCTCACCTAATTGTTTACGCCTCATCCGTAAATCCCCCCCCCATTTGATGATATTTCCATTACGGCTGTCTGGCATCCCCATATCAAATAAATGACACTCAATACCGGAGTCTGCCCACGGCTTAGCCATTATCTCTGATTTGCTGTAAAGGAATAGCGCTATGTCTTTCATTTCTAGTCAATATCTAAAATTCTCTTTAACTCACTTTTAACCGCATTTTTACCATTCTTTACTCCTTCTATATAAATAGCGTTCGCTAAATAGTCAAAAAGCTCTTTAACAGTAGAGGGTTCGTTTTTTAAATTCTTTGGATCCAGCGTGATTGGAAAACTCAATTTTCCTGCTGTTACAGAACCTGGAGTCGGAAGAGCGGATTCATTGTTGAAATAATAACCACTGTAATACCATCTTGGCTGTCCGCCTACCGATGGTTCTTTTTTGAAGCCAAATTGCTTCCATAATTCATCTGTTAATTTCATAATCGTATCGTCTTTTACCACCCCAAGCCCGTACATCGCTGTACAGGCTTCCTTTTCGCTCGCCACTACTGGGGATGAAGGGGGATGGGGGAATGTTATTAAATGATATTGCTGTACGCTCCTTTATATGCCTTTTCACCCGATGCTAT from Pedobacter africanus includes:
- a CDS encoding phage terminase large subunit, with translation MKLTLKQTRAIDFLEDDVTNDLLFGGGAGGGKSAFGCYWQIKRRLKYPGTRGLIGRAVLKTLKDTTLNTFFQIASLQGLKSNYHYIYNAQRGIITFPSTESEIILKDLATYPSDPNFDELGSLEITDAFVDETNQISKKAWDITKSRIRYKLDDYGLIPKMMGSCNPAKNWVYGDFYKPYKDGSLPGNRQFIQALLSDNPHISKHYRDNLLQLDKNSLERLLHGNWEYDDDPAALMTFNKIMDVFTNTFVLPGEKYITADIARFGSDNTVIGVWSGLRLIRIVTIAKNKVTEAADKIKELCNTYSVPISNVIVDDDGVGGGVVDILGCEGFVNNSSPLPNKETKEPENYNHLKSQCYFKMAELVNKNELFIEDHTFRDIIIQELEQVKQHNMDKDGKKQIIPKDKVKELLGRSPDYSDMIMMRMWFELITRHNFFTF
- a CDS encoding structural protein, giving the protein MTNNEYRSQWLKWQGSYERYAYRVFKRSLSQSYAGLNVDNITYDNFRIQIPLNIQQKPIYEAYLLIYKRVGLTHGRRVGNGINREIKRFSYDLFSTKFLENIIEWVRDNCAVQIVSTTQTMAKRIQRLVEVALDEGLSVQKMQAYLRKKLDDPNFTKYQATRIARTVVGGAANHGAAVSADESGIMLDKVWISRKDNRTRRIPEDQFDHVQMDGVSVGQYEKFEVPSKLGIELLDNPCDPKGSAGDVINCRCAVAYRPRRDENGFVITR
- a CDS encoding phage portal protein — protein: MANLLYNVRTAISNFVAPKKALTNAFNEAFFSLLGAGWTKYDAKGITYIDKGYNENPDVFAIVSQIARKFSSVPGVLKEVKDKKASRQLKSLYRKPLTPQESIKKIRLETKAFSVDMEEIEDPLERPNYYQSETEFKALWETFMLTTGNAYQWMLCPEDGVNAGRPLSRFLLPSHLMRIVLKKDADLDSLESPIDYYMLVIGNSYIEFKATDVIHSKFPNPNYDLSGSHLYGLSPLQAANRDVQLSNQTIDHNNSTMKNGGVYGFIHAKDGQTPLTETQATELKSRLIQMQSAQEILGRIAGASAPLGFTQVSVDTDKMQPHTYSDAAQKHIANCLGWSTLLLNTDAKYDNLEAAWQMAISNRISPDLAIYEDGLNTYYYPRFKELRNAEIHFDVSELPEMQGDMKELCEWMAIALDNGAITPDEFRIALKYPGVGTPEMQTHFLKTGLTPLADAIISPEPATQAFNID
- a CDS encoding Dcm methylase: MAKPWADSGIECHLFDMGMPDSRNGNIIKWGGDLRMRRKQLGELCRNNNVLVIACFSPCTDLAVAGARHFEKKALNDSMFWAVAMGLYWHGVFLADFFNIPYFCENPKTMITTLDDRKPDFKFHPCDFGGYLPEGHQHCLFPEIYPGRDAYNKETWIWCGNGFVPPVKIPVSPVSNDYPGWAKLGGKSERTKEIRSVTPEGFAKAVFVANYKSNLKIA
- a CDS encoding terminase, whose protein sequence is MAKQPKKKAVAPKENGGKKNKGGRPSPYKPEYADQVYKLCLLGAIDKEIADFFNVTESTLNLWKLKHDEFSESIKRGKTFADATVASKLYHRASGYEHEDVDIKMFAGEIITTKLIKHYPPDTTAGIFWLKNRQPGKWREKQEVEHSGDLGIVWKEEKTYEANPETNQGD
- a CDS encoding DUF7694 domain-containing protein → MNKVDKLRQKEANKLFKFNVTPFVEIDLSNKEHPSWMTRCFRNNRFTVMINDACKMTGGHIAIRAMVQKHDALPIHNHWSEMQNIKNKIFGEETMAIEYYPSQSELTDQANVYWMFIFKQGVIPTII
- a CDS encoding helix-turn-helix domain-containing protein; translated protein: MDKKYTTIPINLDFVFELSDMNFKQLRLMKGKTLRQVSADTGISNPYLSQIETGKIVNLSFKTVSKLLTYYGFTITITKEATND
- a CDS encoding recombination protein NinG, whose product is MKPVVCKHCQAVDKHHSIACYYQLKKPIKKSAARPVKIKAIKIKPAKPRSVSLMDRPLPWLLNSAQEWFNKYIRLRDSKNGMFKCISCGAFKSNDQLNAGHFYSVGGHSYLRFNEKNVHGQCIKCNCHEHANLLNYRKNLIKKIGQEEVDKLEAWCKFSHKWDKIQVIAIIQLYKNKCKTDFL